A single window of Nicotiana sylvestris chromosome 5, ASM39365v2, whole genome shotgun sequence DNA harbors:
- the LOC138868502 gene encoding uncharacterized mitochondrial protein AtMg00860-like, producing the protein MFSKCKFWLSSVAFLGHVVLAEGIQVDPKKIEAVKNWPTPVLAIEIQSFLGLAGYYRRFVEGFSSIATLMTRLGAVLIQDGKVISYALRQLKIHEKNYPVHDLGDTVQHRGSKQVTLGDNGVLRLQGRVCVPNMDGLR; encoded by the exons ATGTTTTCAAAGTGTAagttctggctgagttcagttgcattcctgggtcatgttgtattagcagagggtattcaggttgatccgaagaagattgaggcagtcaagaactggcctacaCCAGTATTagctatagagatccagagtttcttgggattggcaggctactatcgtcggtttgtggaggggttttcatctatcgcaaccctgatgaccag acttggtgcggtgttgatccaggatggcaaggtcatctCCTATGCtttgcgacagttgaagattcatgagaagaactatcctgttcatgatttggg agacacggtgcagcatagAGGTTCTAAGCAGGTCACCTTAGGAGAcaatggagttttgaggttgcagggtcgagtttgtgtgcctaatatggatgggcttcgatag